One region of Haladaptatus cibarius D43 genomic DNA includes:
- the larB gene encoding nickel pincer cofactor biosynthesis protein LarB: MRELLEAVAAGELSVTEAESRLSGYATTEAGRFDAARETRRGVPEAILCDGKIPDEVATLATTAVETAGRALVTRGDDEQIQAVRARLAEEHPDANVQVRERANILVAHAVGFSKPDLDATVGVVSAGTSDAIPAGEAVTVAEEMGATTEEIHDVGVASLVRVLDEVDTLRGADVLIVAAGREGALPTVIAGLVNTPVIGLPVSNGYGHAGQGKSALMGMLQSCTVLSTVNIDAGFVAGAQAGLIAQAIDSAKE, translated from the coding sequence ATGCGGGAATTACTCGAAGCGGTCGCGGCAGGAGAACTGAGCGTCACCGAAGCCGAGTCGAGACTGTCGGGCTACGCGACGACCGAGGCCGGACGCTTCGACGCCGCCAGAGAGACGCGTAGAGGCGTTCCTGAGGCGATTCTTTGCGACGGGAAAATCCCCGACGAGGTGGCGACCCTCGCCACAACCGCGGTGGAAACGGCAGGCCGGGCGCTGGTCACGCGGGGCGACGACGAGCAGATACAGGCAGTCCGCGCGCGACTCGCGGAGGAACACCCGGACGCGAACGTGCAGGTGCGTGAGCGAGCGAACATCTTGGTCGCGCACGCAGTCGGCTTCAGCAAACCAGACCTTGACGCCACAGTGGGCGTCGTCAGCGCGGGCACGAGCGACGCGATTCCCGCCGGAGAGGCAGTCACCGTCGCGGAGGAGATGGGTGCAACCACCGAGGAGATTCACGACGTGGGCGTCGCCTCCCTCGTGCGCGTGTTGGACGAAGTCGATACGCTCCGCGGCGCAGACGTGCTCATCGTCGCTGCCGGACGCGAGGGCGCGCTTCCGACCGTCATCGCGGGGTTGGTCAATACGCCCGTCATCGGCCTGCCGGTTTCGAACGGCTACGGCCACGCCGGACAGGGTAAATCCGCGCTCATGGGGATGCTGCAGTCCTGTACCGTGCTTTCCACGGTGAACATCGACGCCGGATTCGTGGCTGGCGCGCAGGCGGGGTTGATAGCGCAGGCGATAGATTCGGCGAAGGAATAA
- a CDS encoding heterodisulfide reductase-related iron-sulfur binding cluster: MEIFALAQASDTTRPTFWRIGLIGEAIFYFLAAVAVFFFLFGVYNRFARYADGEDDWFERLNDLPGRITNAAKIVLSNEKQFNRDLYGGLMHSFILWGFLTLLIGTTILAIDMDIYQKFTHYVLGSENSFFTGNFYLAYSLVMDAMGLLFVVGVGMAIYRRYWVRNHRLWGKHTSREDDLFIWTLFVLGVGGYITEGFRILGTGFPDFETVSFVGWFVADVLQIAGVSESAAVAWYPVVWWAHAIPALVFVAAIPYAKPFHMLSSFANVVTRDEKAGKRLPGVPSDASPDEIGATSIEDFSWRQLLDQDACTKCGRCSSVCPAKASGRPLDPRDVILDLKQYRENLDAGTTDEKPIIADGGSSVIDSRTMESCMSCMACMDACPVDIEHLTSFTDMNRRLTESGQMDANVQDAMMNVFQNGNAFGDPERRRPEWTEELDFEIPDARDEDVEFLWYVGDYPSYDERNRRVARSLATIFHETGVSYGILYEEERNDGNDVRRVGEEGLYEMLVEDNVAAFEKCDFDKLVCTDPHSYNTFKNEYPEMAEEFDAPVYHYTQVVEELFRSGRTGLSGNELDYTVTYHDPCHLGRYNDEYEAPREIVTGTGCTLDEMPRNRANSFCCGGGGGGLWMDFEEDPKPSEERIREALEDTDAASGVEKFVVACPMCMTMYEDGRKTGGYEEDIEVVDVAELVVEALGAEDRIEISA, from the coding sequence ATGGAAATCTTCGCGCTTGCACAGGCGTCGGATACGACGCGCCCGACGTTCTGGAGAATCGGGCTTATCGGCGAGGCGATATTCTATTTCCTCGCCGCAGTTGCCGTTTTCTTCTTCCTGTTCGGCGTTTACAACCGCTTCGCGCGGTACGCAGACGGGGAAGACGACTGGTTCGAACGATTGAACGACCTTCCGGGTCGAATCACGAATGCGGCGAAAATCGTCCTCTCGAACGAGAAGCAGTTCAACCGCGACCTGTACGGCGGATTGATGCACTCGTTCATTTTGTGGGGATTCCTGACTCTCCTCATTGGAACGACGATTCTCGCCATCGACATGGACATTTACCAAAAGTTCACCCACTACGTCCTCGGCAGTGAGAACTCGTTCTTCACTGGCAACTTCTACCTCGCCTACTCGCTCGTGATGGATGCGATGGGCCTGTTGTTCGTCGTCGGTGTCGGCATGGCTATCTACCGACGCTACTGGGTTCGTAACCACCGACTCTGGGGTAAACACACCAGTAGAGAGGACGACCTATTCATTTGGACGCTGTTCGTGCTCGGCGTCGGTGGCTACATCACGGAAGGGTTCCGAATCCTCGGAACCGGCTTTCCGGACTTCGAAACGGTCAGTTTCGTCGGTTGGTTCGTTGCCGACGTGCTGCAAATCGCTGGCGTCTCCGAAAGTGCCGCAGTGGCATGGTATCCGGTCGTCTGGTGGGCGCACGCGATTCCGGCACTCGTCTTCGTCGCGGCGATTCCCTACGCAAAACCGTTCCACATGCTGTCGTCGTTCGCCAACGTCGTCACGCGCGACGAGAAAGCGGGCAAGCGACTTCCGGGCGTTCCGTCGGACGCCAGCCCCGACGAAATCGGTGCGACCAGCATCGAGGACTTCTCGTGGCGACAACTGCTCGACCAGGACGCCTGTACGAAATGTGGCCGATGTTCGTCCGTCTGTCCTGCGAAAGCGTCCGGTCGCCCACTTGACCCGCGCGACGTGATTCTCGACCTGAAACAGTACCGCGAGAATCTAGACGCGGGAACGACCGACGAAAAGCCAATCATCGCGGACGGCGGTTCCAGCGTTATCGACAGCAGAACGATGGAATCCTGCATGTCCTGTATGGCTTGCATGGACGCCTGTCCGGTTGACATCGAACACCTCACGTCCTTTACGGACATGAACCGCAGGTTGACCGAATCCGGTCAGATGGACGCAAACGTGCAGGACGCGATGATGAACGTCTTCCAGAACGGGAACGCCTTCGGCGACCCGGAGCGCAGGCGCCCCGAGTGGACGGAGGAACTCGACTTTGAGATTCCCGACGCCCGCGACGAGGACGTGGAGTTCCTCTGGTACGTCGGCGACTACCCGTCCTACGACGAGCGCAACCGCCGCGTTGCACGCTCCTTGGCCACCATCTTCCACGAAACTGGTGTCTCCTACGGCATCCTCTACGAGGAGGAGCGAAACGACGGCAACGACGTTCGTCGCGTCGGTGAGGAAGGACTCTACGAGATGCTGGTCGAAGACAACGTTGCCGCCTTCGAGAAATGCGACTTCGACAAACTCGTCTGTACCGACCCGCACAGCTACAACACGTTCAAAAACGAGTATCCGGAAATGGCAGAAGAGTTCGACGCGCCAGTCTACCACTACACGCAGGTTGTGGAAGAACTGTTCCGCTCGGGCCGCACGGGTCTGTCCGGAAACGAACTCGACTACACTGTCACCTACCACGACCCGTGCCACCTCGGACGCTACAACGACGAATACGAGGCTCCCCGAGAAATCGTCACAGGCACCGGCTGTACGCTGGACGAGATGCCGCGCAACCGTGCCAACTCGTTCTGCTGTGGCGGCGGCGGTGGCGGCCTCTGGATGGATTTCGAGGAAGACCCCAAACCGAGCGAGGAGCGCATTCGAGAAGCCTTGGAGGACACTGACGCCGCCTCCGGCGTCGAGAAGTTCGTCGTCGCCTGTCCGATGTGCATGACGATGTACGAGGACGGGCGGAAAACTGGCGGCTACGAGGAGGACATCGAAGTCGTGGACGTTGCCGAGTTAGTCGTGGAAGCGTTGGGCGCTGAAGATCGAATCGAAATTTCGGCGTGA